In the Armatimonadota bacterium genome, CGGGCCCCCGAGCAGCCACTTCAGCCCGCCGGTCACCAGGAAGTCCACCCCCAGCGCGCGCACGTCGGTGGGGAGCTGACCCGTGGCCTGGTAGGCGTCGATCAGGCACAGGGCACCGTGCCGGTGCGCCAGGTCGGCCAGCGCGGCCACGTCCTGCACGTAGCCGCTGGTGTAGTACACCTGCGAGGCGACGACCAGCGCCGTGCGGGCGTCCACGGCGGCAGCGTATGCGTCGACGGGCGTCGTGGGCGCCTCCGGGTCGCCCACCACGACCGGCTCCACGCCGGCCGGCTGTCTGGCCAGCCACTGGTAGACGGCGGTGGGGAAGTCCAGCCGGCTGGTCACGACACGGGGCCGCCGTGGGTCCCAGACCGCGCTGGCCACCGCCGTCAGCGCCGCGGTGATCGAGGGGAAGAGCGCGATCTCTTCGGGTGCTGCGCCGACGACGCGCGCGCACTTTGCGCGCAGGGCGCTCAAGCGCTCCCACCAGGGCCCGTACCAGGCCGCGGCGCCGTGCTCGTGCCAGAGCGCGAGGAACTGGCGCACCGCAGCCTCCACCCGCACGGACAGCGCGCCCAGCGAGCAGGTGTTGAAGTACAGTGCGCGCTCGAAGATCGGAAACTCCTGGCGCCAGCGCCGCCAGGCCGGCGCGCCGTCGTCCGTCGCGGGTGGCCGTGCTGCGCTCACCACCGCGGCCACCCACCGCACGCGTTGGTGTACCTGCTCGGCACGGCGCGGTCTGCTACGCCTGTCGCGCGGGCTCCAGCGCCCGCAGACGGCGGCGTACCTCCTCGAGGGTCTCGCGGCGCTTGGGGTAGGCGAACCGCACGTACCGCCGGCCCGCGGCGGGCTCGTGGTAGAAGCTGCTGCCCGGCACGACCCCGACCCCGCAGCGCTCGACCAGCATGCGGGCGAAGGCGACGTCGTCGAGGCTCCCGAACCGGCTGGTGTCGGCCATGATGTAGTAGGCGCCGCGGGGAGCCAGACACCGGAACCCGGCGTCGGTCAGGATCGCCAGCAGCAGGTCGCGCTTCTCCTGGTAGCTGGCGGCCAGCTGGGTGTAGTACTCCCGCGGGAACCGCAACGCGACGGCGCCAGCCTCCTGGAGCGCCGCGGCCGCGCCCACCGTCAGGAAGTCGTGCGCCTTCCGGATGCCGTCGGCGATGGCGGGGTCCCCGGCGATGGCCCAGCCCACCCGCCAGCCGGTGACGCTGTAGGTCTTGGACATGCTGTTGATGGTGACGGTGCGCTCGAACATGCCGGGCAGCGCCGCCAGGCTGACGTGCACGGCACCGTCGTAGACGATGTGCTCGTACACCTCGTCGGTGATGGCCAGGGCGTCCCACTGCTGGCACAGCGCCGCGATCTGCTCCAGCTCGCCCCGACTGAACACCTTGCCCGTGGGGTTGTGGGGGGTGTTCACGATGATCGCCCGTGTGCGCGGGCCAAACGCGGCTTGCAGATCGTCAGGGTCGAACGGCACGCCGGGGGCATCGAGGTCGAGGCGGACGTAGCGCAGGGTCGCCCCCGACAGCAGCGCGTCGGGCCCGTAGTTCTCGTAGAAGGGCTCGAACACCACCACCTCGTCGCCCGGGTCCAGTACGGCCAGCAGCGTGGCCATCATGGCCTCGGTGGCGCCGCAGGTCACCGTGATGTGCCGGTCGGGATCCACCGCCAGCCCGTTGTACCACGCGACCTTCTCGGCCAGCGCTGCCCGGAAGCGCGGCGACCCCCAGGTGACGGCGTACTGGTTCCACCCGTCGCGCAGCGCCTGGACGGCCGCCTCCACCAGCTCGGCCGGCGCGTCGAAGTCGGGGAACCCTTGGGCCAGGTTGATGCCCTGGTGCTGCTCCGTGATGCGGGTCATCTCCCGGATGACCGACTCCGTGAACAGGTTCACCCGTGCCGCTGTCGTCCGCCTCACCCTCGA is a window encoding:
- a CDS encoding aminotransferase class V-fold PLP-dependent enzyme, with the translated sequence MRWVAAVVSAARPPATDDGAPAWRRWRQEFPIFERALYFNTCSLGALSVRVEAAVRQFLALWHEHGAAAWYGPWWERLSALRAKCARVVGAAPEEIALFPSITAALTAVASAVWDPRRPRVVTSRLDFPTAVYQWLARQPAGVEPVVVGDPEAPTTPVDAYAAAVDARTALVVASQVYYTSGYVQDVAALADLAHRHGALCLIDAYQATGQLPTDVRALGVDFLVTGGLKWLLGGPGFAFLYVRRELHERLHPSAVGWFAHRDQFAFRTDRFEPAADARRFEGGTPAVAAAYAADAGLEIVLEVGTARLRHRQLELVADLVDRLRTVGLAPRVPAHLDGHAGIVTVPVPDPPGVVAALRARGIIVDARPGIVRLSPYFYNTPEDNAQVVAALADVLAAGAPA
- a CDS encoding aminotransferase class I/II-fold pyridoxal phosphate-dependent enzyme — protein: MRRTTAARVNLFTESVIREMTRITEQHQGINLAQGFPDFDAPAELVEAAVQALRDGWNQYAVTWGSPRFRAALAEKVAWYNGLAVDPDRHITVTCGATEAMMATLLAVLDPGDEVVVFEPFYENYGPDALLSGATLRYVRLDLDAPGVPFDPDDLQAAFGPRTRAIIVNTPHNPTGKVFSRGELEQIAALCQQWDALAITDEVYEHIVYDGAVHVSLAALPGMFERTVTINSMSKTYSVTGWRVGWAIAGDPAIADGIRKAHDFLTVGAAAALQEAGAVALRFPREYYTQLAASYQEKRDLLLAILTDAGFRCLAPRGAYYIMADTSRFGSLDDVAFARMLVERCGVGVVPGSSFYHEPAAGRRYVRFAYPKRRETLEEVRRRLRALEPARQA